GAAGTGATTAACTTCAATCTTGCATCAATGAAAACACCTATAAATTTATCTTCAGAAAACTCAGATTCTATAATTCATAGCGTATTAGAAGCTTCGGAAAATCCTATGACTGGGATAGCGATCGCTCTATTAATTATTTCTCTGTGGTCGATTAGTTTAGGTTTTTTGTTGATGGCAGAGCAAGTCCAGCAAACTTCTATAATATGGAAGTCTATGGCGATAATGGTTCAAGCTTTCCTTTACACGGGGCTTTTTATCACTGCTCATGACGCAATGCACGGAGCTGTTTTTTCTAAACATCCTCATATTAATTACTGCATTGGATCACTCTCCCTACTGTTATATGGGTTGTTTTCCTATAATCAGTTACAAAAAAAGCACTTTCAGCACCATCACGCTCCTGCTAGTGAATTCGACCCTGATTTTCATGATGGCAAGCATAAAAATATGGTTGCTTGGTATATATACTTTATGCAGCGCTACTGGAGTTGGTGGCAGTTCGCGAGTTTAGTCATGACTTATTATGGTATGCATCGCTTTCTGCATATTGCTAATGCTAATTTAATACTATTTTGGATAATTCCTACAATTATCAGTTCGATGCAGATCTTCTATTTTGGAACTTTTATTCCTCATCGTGAACCCATCGGTGGCTATCAAAATTCCTCTCGTACACACAGTGTTTATCGTCCTTTTCTTTGGTCATTCCTCACTTGCTATCATTTCGGCTATCACCAAGAGCATCATCTACAACCCGATATACCTTGGTGGAAGCTACCCTCTATTATTAGCTTAAGATAAAAATACTGCTTTTATCTTAGAAAAGGTTTTCTTTCCATTACAGTTTATTTCGTAATCAATCAATTCATTCAAGAAATCAAACACTGATTTGTGAGAGTTATCGAAGGAAATACTTTCCAATTCTAAGTATTAAGTCAGGAAGATATTCCATGAACTTTGCGCGATATTTTAACGTATCAGTTTTAAATTCACTATGACAAATCTATCTGGAAAACACGCCTCCTTTTGGATTGACTCCACCCCTGCAACCACTTATCCCTCTCTTGAAAATAGAGTCTCAGTGGATGTGGCAATTATTGGCGGTGGTATTGTCGGACTGACCGCAGCAACACTGCTAAAACGAGCTGGGAAAACCGTTGCGGTGATTGAGTCTAGACAAATTGCCGCAGGTGTCAGCGGTCATACAACTGCTAAGGTTACAGCATTACACCAATTGATTTATGCTGATTTAATTAAGCAAATTGGGGAACAAAAAACAAAACTTTATGCAGAATCAAATCTAGCTGGAGTTGAGCAAGTTGCCACATTTGTCGCTGAAGAGCAGATTGATTGTGATTTTAGCCGTCAAAGCTCTTACACTTTTGCGGAGCCAGATAGTGAGCTAGATCAAATTAAAGATGAAGTGGAAGCTGCTCTTAAATTAGGACTTCCCGCTACCTTTGTTACAGAAACATCACTGCCTTTTGCGATCGCAGGAGCGATCAAGCTTGAAAACCAAGCTCAGTTTCATGTTCGCAAATATTTGCTACATCTTGCTAAAAATATTGCTGGTGATGGCAGCTATTTATTTGAGAACACCAGAGTTCAGAAGGTTGATGAAGGTGATTCCTGTTATGTTGTTACGGATCTCGGTGTAATTACGGCAAAGGATGTAATTGTCGCAACGAATCTACCGATTTTAAATCTAGGACTTTTCTTCGCCAAAACCTATCCCGAACGATCCTACATCGTGGGCGCAAAAATCGATCCCTCGAATGCTCCTGTGGGAATGTATATCGGCAGTGGCGAATCTTCTCATTCGATTCGTACCACTCCCTATGAGGATGGACTACTCCTATTAGTTGGCGGTGAAGGACATAAAGTTGGTACAGAGTCTAATACTGAAGAACGGTATCAAAAACTAGAATCCTATGCCCGCGATCGCTTTGGTATTGATACATTTGCTTACCGATGGTCAAACCAAGATATGGTGTCGTTTGATAAGCTTCCCTACATTGGTAACTTGACTCCCTTCAACAAACACATTTATGTTGCCACGGGATTTAGTCTCTGGGGAATGTCGAAGGGAACTATGTCTGGGATGATTCTCTCTGACTTGATTCTTGGAAAAGATAATCCCTATACAGAGTTGTATGACTCACTACGAGCAACTCCATTTGTACCAGTGGAATCGGTCAAACAAGAAGTCGATGTAGCAACTCGATGGATCGGCGATCGC
This is a stretch of genomic DNA from Pseudanabaena sp. BC1403. It encodes these proteins:
- a CDS encoding fatty acid desaturase, whose translation is MRGNFPSTTPNHLEVINFNLASMKTPINLSSENSDSIIHSVLEASENPMTGIAIALLIISLWSISLGFLLMAEQVQQTSIIWKSMAIMVQAFLYTGLFITAHDAMHGAVFSKHPHINYCIGSLSLLLYGLFSYNQLQKKHFQHHHAPASEFDPDFHDGKHKNMVAWYIYFMQRYWSWWQFASLVMTYYGMHRFLHIANANLILFWIIPTIISSMQIFYFGTFIPHREPIGGYQNSSRTHSVYRPFLWSFLTCYHFGYHQEHHLQPDIPWWKLPSIISLR
- a CDS encoding FAD-dependent oxidoreductase; the encoded protein is MTNLSGKHASFWIDSTPATTYPSLENRVSVDVAIIGGGIVGLTAATLLKRAGKTVAVIESRQIAAGVSGHTTAKVTALHQLIYADLIKQIGEQKTKLYAESNLAGVEQVATFVAEEQIDCDFSRQSSYTFAEPDSELDQIKDEVEAALKLGLPATFVTETSLPFAIAGAIKLENQAQFHVRKYLLHLAKNIAGDGSYLFENTRVQKVDEGDSCYVVTDLGVITAKDVIVATNLPILNLGLFFAKTYPERSYIVGAKIDPSNAPVGMYIGSGESSHSIRTTPYEDGLLLLVGGEGHKVGTESNTEERYQKLESYARDRFGIDTFAYRWSNQDMVSFDKLPYIGNLTPFNKHIYVATGFSLWGMSKGTMSGMILSDLILGKDNPYTELYDSLRATPFVPVESVKQEVDVATRWIGDRFKGLLSNSFNEVAKGEGKLLTIDNEKVAAYRDEQGTVHAVSATCTHLACIVSWNSAEKSWDCACHGARFSCDGKVIQGPAVKVLEQVVS